From the genome of Plectropomus leopardus isolate mb chromosome 4, YSFRI_Pleo_2.0, whole genome shotgun sequence:
AAGCCCATGGCACAGAGTTTGTCTATTTTGCGTGTGTAGTCGGGACAGGAGACGGGAGCGCCTGCGTAGACGTGAGACCACAGCCTCGCAGTCTGTTTGAACATCTCTGGGTTCTGCTTATACTGAGGATGCAGAGAGTAAAAACTCAGTGAGGTTAAATATCAAAAGATTCAGCAAACagtgaagacagacagagtgtTACAAACATGTGTCTCACCTGGTTTGCTACTACTGCATCCTGTGGATCATCTGGTTCTGCGGCAGCGAGCAGAGCCTGTAGAGACAACAGCACCGTCCGCAGGGTCATAGCAGCTGCCCTGAGTGAGACAGAGTCACAGTTGGAGCGGGTTAATTGAGGGTGTTTGAGACACACCGAAACATTGACAACAACAGGTCATAAGGTTCAGAATCGTCTCACTCACCACTGgtcttttaaaatgtccagACATATTGCTCCTGTCACAGAACTGATATTAGGGTGCCAGATCTTTGTGATGAAACGCACCTATGTAAAGACAGGTGTGAGAGGTTAACAGGATAACAATGGGAtgattttgagagaaaaaagagccACATGTGATGTACAAtgagtacatttacacacacacacttgtatccTGGGCCCtgttctttaaatttggcactgCTAGTTCAGgccaacatgctgtttttaggcTAAAACAATCGTTTATTTGTTCTCTGAAAGCAGTTTTAGGATGGATTTGTTCATCCTGCACTCTTACTctgaaatgaagacaaaatgaGACTTGAACTCATGATCAGCATTCATATGACTGGCTGATCATTTGACAACAGTTACATGAAGTTGGTGTGTTGGGAGctctcccagcatgcactggtgGACAGATTAATGGACCAGTCTTGTTTTATGTGTAAACTTGTATCTTTACAGGTGTCATTTTGTCCTACAGTGTGCTCCACCATGTTTCCATGATTTCAGGCTGTTAATCATGAGATATTATCAGTAAATGTTGTTAGACTACAAGTGAATTTGGTGCATGGTGTGGTGAGGATCTCCTCAACTGACATGCAAGAGACTTTTACAGTTAGTAATTATCATAGcctattattaaaattaaacctgtgcttaaaaaaactCTTACAAAGCAAATGATGAACACCTTTCAGCACAGTGACTAATGCAGTTCATGACTTAATAGGTTTTAGCATTAAATAccagattttgttttcattttaaaataaacaccactGTGGCTCAAGTGGTCTTCTTACACTCACAATCTTTGAGCCgtgtttaagtatttttactcAAAGTATCACAAACTACATTTAAATTGGTTCTTATTTACATAGAgacattaattttgtttatattatatCAGGTAGAGGTATAGGCAATTCATTATTATGACAGTTTAGTTGTGATAATTATACCAGTAATCTAATAAAAGCAagctatttgtattttaaactcACTCAACTTTCATTCATATGGTGTGTAGTAAAATGCTTTGGTCATGATCCAGTCAACTCCACGAACtaaacagattttaagaaaCTTAATACATTAACAAATATATTGATAGTGCAATGTAGAATTGCTGTGACAGAAGATTTTTATTCCCATTACCCTACATATGAGCCTGTTTccatgatatatttaaaatttcagcCTCCTTTATATAGCGATATTCTACCTGTAACCGGGTTTCTGTCTGCGCACAGGTGTGTCATTGGTgtgtcttaaaatctgaaaaaaaaaacccctctgtTTTTGTATTGAATCAAATCATCAGTTTAGGATGAACATAGATTTATTTTCTGGTTGCATTTATCATTACAGTTTATTCTCTGCATTATCTGCTTTAaactttctctctcattttagcATGAAAATTGTCACTGGATTGTTACTGTGTCTTTGAtcactgttattttttactgacaaaGTACTATGTCACTAAATTTGAGGACACATCTGTGCACATGGCAAACGGTGATCGAATATCTACATAAGATGTTCACAGGCCACATTAGATTACTTCAGCTGGCATCTTCAAATTCCTTAAAACCGGTTAAAGAACACGTTTAAATTCTTGAAACCACATTAGGTTTGATAGTGTCACTCAAGAGGGACGGGGAGGTAAAGAACACACAGATAGGAGCAGCACTCACCTTTGGCGGGTTAAAAGGATaggtttctgggatttttatTTCAAGTTGATATCTGCCCCcttgttagaaaaaaagaacatttttcgGCATGACAAATCATATAAATGTAAGTCTTTTATCAAATGTCTTGTCAGTTCGTTGTTATGTTGGTCTGGGACAATACCTTCATATGGTGTGTCTGGGGGACCTGCTATCTCCCCTCTCAGCTCTGTGAAGTTCTCATCCACCAATTCTACTTTTATCTGGTTTTTACTTGTCTGTGGGTTGGGACAAAGGAGAGGGACACAATAAATTAACCCCTGTGTTTCAAGGAATGACAGCCAATAAGGTTATGTCTTGACATGCCTCTATCAAGTATGAAACCACAtacttttacataaaaaaaatagtaataattgAAGCTACAGGCTTTGAGACATAActgttattttctgcaaaaacaaatattagttTATTCCACATGAGGAATCAGGGCATTTAAATGAGTTAGCATCATAGATAGCTTGCTACTGTAGCTAAGCTAGCAAAAGTTGACATGAATACAAACCTACAATAAAAAGACTTGACAGGCATTAACATGACAA
Proteins encoded in this window:
- the ube2kb gene encoding ubiquitin-conjugating enzyme E2Kb (UBC1 homolog, yeast), producing the protein MANIAVQRIKREFKEVLKSEETSKNQIKVELVDENFTELRGEIAGPPDTPYEGGRYQLEIKIPETYPFNPPKVRFITKIWHPNISSVTGAICLDILKDQWAAAMTLRTVLLSLQALLAAAEPDDPQDAVVANQYKQNPEMFKQTARLWSHVYAGAPVSCPDYTRKIDKLCAMGFDKNAVIAALSSKSWDVEAATELLLSN